Proteins encoded together in one Amblyomma americanum isolate KBUSLIRL-KWMA chromosome 1, ASM5285725v1, whole genome shotgun sequence window:
- the LOC144113381 gene encoding uncharacterized protein LOC144113381, whose product MDIVKPPGPLQLTGNVRRNWLIFKQKLQLFLTATSTATPRSAAVKAAILLSAAGDEALDIYNFSYAKDESKDDYDTLLKKFGTYFDEKENEVYERHVFRMRVQVPVVQPARRVPFSLREPLREELNRMEKASIIKRVDEPTEWFIPGKDLLLADMLSRAPALRAVLESTEDVDVHAVQVLSSIGRRLRTTLPECSIEKERPVVKHRQSSKGKLLPPLQQGDTVRVRDGRQWSRKAMVLQKVAPRSHIVRTDNDRLLRRNRQHLLRTQEHYNVTDDSDDEADIHSEPSRTSSPGTADGQGEPRDGLATSTQLTASSAATGSSMPAIPRWTTRPRLEPKRLTYDHEFRQIS is encoded by the exons ATGGACATCGTGAAACCGCCGGGACCACTTCAGTTGACTGGGAATGTCAGAAGAAACTGGCTAATATTCAAGCAGAAGCTGCAACTGTTCCTGACAGCGACGTCGACCGCCACCCCAAGGTCAGCAGCGGTCAAAGCAGCGATCCTTCTAAGTGCTGCCGGCGACGAGGCACTGGACATCTACAACTTCAGCTATGCGAAAGATGAGTCCAAAGATGATTACGACACACTGCTCAAGAAATTTGGCACTTACTTcgacgaaaaagaaaacgaagtctACGAGAGGCACGTATTTCGTATGCGGGTGCAAG TTCCAGTGGTACAACCAGCTAGGAGGGTACCCTTCTCACTAAGAGAACCACTACGTGAAGAGCTCAACCGCATGGAGAAGGCGTCTATCATCAAAAGGGTAGACGAGCCCACCGAATGG TTTATTCCTGGCAAGGACCTGCTGTTGGCGGACATGCTGTCCCGTGCTCCTGCCCTTCGTGCCGTCCTGGAGTCAACCGAAGACGTCGACGTTCATGCTGTACAGGTCCTCTCAAGCATA GGTCGTCGGCTGCGCACTACTCTGCCTGAATGCAGCATCGAAAAGGAGCGCCCGGTAGTCAAGCACCGCCAGTCGTCCAAGGGCAAACTACTGCCTCCACTGCAGCAAGGAGACACGGTGCGGGTTCGTGACGGCCGCCAATGGTCGCGCAAAGCGATGGTTCTCCAGAAGGTGGCTCCACGATCGCACATCGTGAGAACGGACAACGACCGTCTTCTAAGGCGGAATAGGCAACATTTGCTGCGAACCCAAGAGCACTACAACGTCACcgatgacagcgacgacgagGCGGACATCCACTCTGAGCCTAGCAGAACCTCAAGTCCTGGTACCGCCGATGGTCAAGGTGAGCCACGTGATGGACTTGCCACAAGCACTCAGCTCACAGCATCAAGTGCAGCTACTGGATCAAGCATGCCAGCCATTCCACGCTGGACAACCCGGCCACGCCTGGAACCTAAACGGCTGACTTATGATCACGAGTTTCGGCAAATTTCTTAG